A region of Corynebacterium glucuronolyticum DSM 44120 DNA encodes the following proteins:
- a CDS encoding peptidylprolyl isomerase: MSNSDSQNNRQIREESLEKLRKDLATRERKEKRGPLGTILASALVIVLVVAGIYFFATKDDGEKIEAEDSTTTVESTTMTTATEEPEVTAPALALTRSEALPETVTCEYPEEGGAAREVSAPNTQDIPATGTVNVTLKTNQGDIPMTLDRSVSPCTVNAITHLASNGYYDDTVCHRITTNGIYVLQCGDPTGNGAGGPGFNFANEYPTDEAEDQSSPVNYQRGTIAMANAGIGTNGSQFFLNYKDSPLPPLYTYFGKISDEGLATIDGIAAKGTKTGGSDGAPAEEVRIETAQVN, translated from the coding sequence GTGTCTAATTCCGACTCACAAAACAATAGGCAGATTCGCGAGGAATCTTTGGAGAAGCTGCGCAAGGATCTCGCAACACGAGAGCGCAAGGAGAAGCGCGGCCCGCTGGGCACGATCCTCGCCTCTGCTCTCGTCATCGTTCTCGTTGTGGCGGGAATCTACTTCTTCGCTACGAAAGACGATGGTGAAAAGATCGAAGCCGAAGACAGCACGACAACTGTCGAGTCCACTACAATGACCACGGCTACCGAGGAGCCAGAGGTTACCGCTCCTGCGCTGGCTCTCACTCGTTCGGAAGCTTTGCCGGAGACTGTCACCTGTGAGTACCCCGAAGAAGGCGGCGCTGCACGGGAAGTTTCCGCACCGAATACTCAGGATATCCCTGCTACCGGAACTGTTAACGTCACTCTCAAAACCAACCAGGGTGACATTCCGATGACCCTTGACCGCTCTGTCAGCCCGTGCACAGTAAATGCGATTACCCATCTCGCGTCTAACGGTTACTACGATGACACCGTCTGCCACCGCATCACTACAAACGGCATTTACGTGCTGCAGTGTGGCGACCCCACTGGTAACGGTGCCGGCGGCCCCGGCTTCAACTTCGCCAACGAGTACCCAACCGACGAAGCAGAAGATCAGTCCTCGCCCGTGAACTACCAGCGCGGCACTATTGCGATGGCGAACGCAGGTATCGGCACAAATGGATCCCAATTCTTCCTCAACTACAAGGATTCGCCGCTGCCCCCGCTGTACACCTATTTCGGCAAGATTTCTGATGAAGGCCTCGCAACAATCGACGGCATCGCTGCGAAGGGCACAAAGACCGGTGGCTCGGACGGCGCCCCGGCTGAAGAGGTTCGTATTGAAACCGCGCAGGTGAACTAG